The nucleotide window AGGTTTATATACGGCATGGTAAAAGAAGATTTCATTCAATTAATTTCGAATAAAATGAAAATTGTTCGTACTGAGCAAGGCTTTTCCCAAGAAAAGATGGCTGAAATTTTAGGCATTTCTAAGAAAACCCTTGTACAAATCGAAAAAGGACGTATGCCAGCAAGCTGGACAACCGTTTTAGCGTTTTGTGCACTGTTTAATGAAAGTGAAATTTTAGTTTCTACACTTGGGGATCATCCGGTCGATTTTGCACAAATGATTGCAGAAAAAATTGATGCGACCTCTAGGGAAAAAACACTTGGCGGGAAAATTTGGTGGAAAGAAATTGATCATGACGGTGATTTTCGACTACAGCAAAATTTAATTAGTAATCATTACCGCATTTTAGATAGCGAAAATTATCGTTGGTTTAGCACCTTTGACAAAAATGAAGCATTAACTAGGCTAAAGGAGTTAACGAAAAATTAATAATGGCTGTGGAGGCTTCAATATGAAAAAAAGAATTGTTTCCATTAG belongs to Solibacillus sp. FSL R7-0682 and includes:
- a CDS encoding helix-turn-helix transcriptional regulator, producing the protein MVKEDFIQLISNKMKIVRTEQGFSQEKMAEILGISKKTLVQIEKGRMPASWTTVLAFCALFNESEILVSTLGDHPVDFAQMIAEKIDATSREKTLGGKIWWKEIDHDGDFRLQQNLISNHYRILDSENYRWFSTFDKNEALTRLKELTKN